Genomic segment of Malus domestica chromosome 15, GDT2T_hap1:
ACGTGCTCAGTAATAGACTACCAATCGACAAACTTAGACAGTAACATGCGCGCTGCAGTAGGCACCCTCGTCAAACGATATTGTACCTCACCAATGACACGCGGAGTATGAGAATCCTACGCTCCGGAACACCGTGCCATTCAGATCTGCAAGTAAAGCTATCAGTGAGATTTTGggcatctctctctcctctctctttaaCCAATGGGGAAAAAACCCAGTTGGGTTCCTACAGTGGTTACGCAGGTGAGTCTGTGCTTTTGTCTCTACCTTGCTTTTCAGCTGGGTCAGCCTCGGCGCTCTGTCCGCCATGGCAGAAGTGAGACGAGGCCGCTGGATCTTTACTTCATCAGCGTCGGGGGAGGATTCCGGCCTCCAACCCGACAGACCCATCTTCTCAAACAGGTCACTTTCTTACTTTGCTTATTGGAATTTCAATGCTCCTTATTGGGAAACACGCATAAATACAACTTTTTACAAATCGCAAATAAAAAGTGTGACTTTTTCGATAAAGGGGCAGTCAAGCGTGTTTTATTGACATCCCTTTTAGTGGAAAAAGtgttattttcattaaaaatttgtaGAAAGTTGTATCTATGTATTCGATTTCGTTCTTGTGGAGCACAACTTATTTGGGTTATAGTATTATAAAGCAAAGatctttttctaatttttagaaaatatgaGGATATTCATTGGCTTCAAGTTTTGATGCATGTGAAATTCAAAACTGTGTTTGTTGAGCAACCAAAAGTAGCAGAATGTTATCTGTTTCGGTCGGAGTAAATCTTATGtcgtttttttttgttggaagactctaagaaaagacccTGGACCTAACGGAAGATGTGATAGAGAACTGAGctcaatggcgttctaggattcatataaccgattccacttagtgggaaaaggctttgttgtcgTTGTACAGTAAATACTATGTTCTTGTTTGCTGAGGAATCTTGTTTTCACCTTTGCCTTTGGTCGAATGCCGTCTGTTAAATGCGAGAAGCACATctacttgggagcagcctctccataaatgggggtaaggctagccgacattcacctctcccagaccctgcgtaaagcgggagccttgtgcactgggtacgaccttatgTGCCAATGGGGTCCAAGAATTTAAGGCTTTTGGTAGAAATGTGTTGTCGGGTTTGATTCTTAGTATTAACCTTTGGCTTTGTGTTTCTTTGCTATGTGCCAATGTGTTGTCGGGACTGACAGTATTTACGTGGTTTAATTGTGGTTCTTCCTGTTGGTGAAGATGGAGAAGGTGGCAAAGAAGTACAAGGCAGAGTTTGTGGTGGACGTTAGCAATCTTGGGGAAGATGATCCGCTCATGCAGAATGTAAGGTTGTTCTTCTCTTCATGTACTTTTGTGCTGCAAAGCCTTTTTCGGAATTATTGAAGTGTGAAACTGGTAGCGTGAAAGAAAGAAATCGTAGGAATCATGATATAACAGGTCTAATTGTAAAGTATATCTTTGTACTTTACACGAATGGATAAAGTTGATAGATTGACATCGTGGAGAAATTGATAAAGGCTAAGAACATGTTCCTTTCTAAGGCTTCAACTGTTGGTAACAATGCTGGATATATTCACTTTACAGGGTACCCTGCATTTCTCATCACTGAAAGTTCCCTGGTACGCCGTCCTCAATGCAATATTTTACATAAtgctgtaattttttttcatctcagatTCAGCTGTGCTGTTTGCACCGCTGTTTTGATTTTTCTGGTTATTTTGCACTTGCAGGTACACCACCCGAGTTTCAGAAGGAAAAGGCAGAGGTTACTTCCAAAAGATGATTAAGTTACCTTACGAGAAGACCTTGGATGTCATTGTGGTGGATACTGGATTATTACAGGTATGTTCTAATTTGTTTTTCGGTTTAATCTATCCAATCATGTTTCACTTTAGCTTTCTATGTTTTTGTCTGTCTAATAACTCACTAGGTcctttgattttgaattttttaacgTGAAGAATTTGACCGTGGGATCATTAAGCGAAGTTGGAAACAATCAGTTACATTGGCTGAGAAGGACACTGGAGACAACCGGTAGTAACTGgtaaaattaattattgtatGGCCCTGCAGTATATGATTAACTTCGTCTGTTCTTCACTTTATGTTCTTACGTGCTAGCGATATTTCAGAAACACAACAAAGCTTGAAGAAATTGGAATGTTCATGGGTCATATTGTTTCTGTTTAGAAGTTACTGCAGTATTGGCAGTGCAACTCTGAAACTTTAGTTTTCCATTCTGATGCTTACATGAACTGGAATTGCTGTGGTATCTCAGATATGGCATCATCAAGTGGTAACTAATCTTCCAATCGCTAACTGGCTGTATTTTCATATAGGCGCATAGTCGTTGGATTTCATCCGCTGGCTATTTGTGAAGATGTTGAGGACAGAATGGAAGCAGAGCAAGTTTTCGATTCTCTACGAAGtacttttacaaaatttgaagtGGTATGAACAAAGAGTTCTATGTATTCACTAATACCATGTTTCTGCACCAGTTCCAAGTAAAATGCAAAATCCGTCTTCTAATAACTCACCCGCGTCTTATATTCTCCAGAATGCATACCTAAGTGGGCAGGGCTGCGCTAGCAGCACCGGATTAAGTAGTCTGAGCTACATCAGGAACCCGGGCAAAATGGCAGCACCCTCTGCCCGGTTGCGCATGAAATTGGAAGACGGGTTTCTTCTCCACAGAGTCAGCTCATTAGAGATTGTGAGCATTCATTTCTTTAGCTGTTTCATTACAAAGCTTTATTTGATAAAATTTGCAGTCCTTGCAATTTGTCCATCGAGTTCAACATATTCATTCTTCCGTTGTTCGGTTTTCAGGAAACCTACATTGTTACATCAGCTGGAGAAGTAGTGCATAAATCTATACTCCATCAGAGAGGAAAGGAGATCATGTAAATTGTAACATTCTTTTTGCAGAGACCATACATTTTTTTGACAATTGGATTACATCATTCACTTttgctttcacttcttttcaatGCTTCAtgtaaaaccaaaccaaaaggcAAAATTTTTGAGTTCCACCCAAGAAAAGGGAAACTTTTTGCAATGTGCTTTGAACTTAGTATCTTATTTCGATTTGCTTCTCGACTTTTAATTTGGTTATGAGCCCAAGTATTTAGCATGTCAATTTGGCATTGACAGTTAGATTTATCAATTTTCCATCCAAATTGAGTGTTTTTTACATCTATTCAAGTGTGGCCGAGGGCGCAAAAGATGATCAACTTGacagtagggtgcaaattgaaACATTTTAGAAAACTAGGAAGGGTTGTAGCTAAACTGAAAACTTGAGGGGTATTATTTTTTTGTCCATTCAAGTGGGAAAAACCGAAAGAAAATGCGAGTAACTTGACAATATGGGGCAAATTGGCACATTAAAGAAAATTGGGAGGCTTGTAACTAAATTGGAAGTAGATGGAGTAAATTGCAAGAAGTTCAGAAGTTGAGGCCTTGAGGGGCATTGGGCTGTTGTTATGAAATGACGCAAACACCCTCCAATACAGTCCAACATATAAGGGTAAAAAGGGAAAACAAAAAACCTAGAGGCAGTATAAATACGTAGGTTGCCCTCAAGATTAGGGCTTCAGTCACACTCCGATTAAAGAATGAGGCTCCGCTCCATGGAGGCCGGCGGTTGCCCGCCCCTCTCTGGACCTTTAGAGCCTGTGATTTCTCCCCCgacaccatcaccaccttcactactactactactctctctctctctctctctctctctctctctctctctatctagcTATctatctttttctctttctttttcttgtggGTTTTTATGCTCTGAGGCTGTGACGATGACGTTGTTTCGGAGTGTGAAGTCGGTGCATGGTGAAAGGTGACGGCTTTCGTGGCGGGGCAACCCGGAATGGCCTGTGAAATGACGGTTTTGTCCTCTTCACAGGCAACCGTGTTTTGGTTGCAGCCACGGTGGCTGCCTCCCTTTCCCCTGCCGCCTGACCAATATTAACCAATCCGAGCCTCCGCATTACCTTCTCTGAACCTGTTTCTATcgtcttttgtttttttcagtgaattttttttataaaggtgGCGTTTTTCTCTTCACCCATTTGCTATTACGCAGATTAATGGAAACCCAGCTGTTAAAAATTGGAAATTACAGGTTAATTGTGATTTGCGGACGAGaaaataatttgtatttaaccAAGAGTTTTGGGTTCTCGagattatatataaaaagaaaaatcaatagtTGTGAGCCCTAGCATTTTTCTTACTAAAATTAATGGGAAATTGATGACCATGACTAATATTACAACGATCCAATTTCTGATACAAAACGTTGTAAGACTCAAAACAGGCCACACTAGTACATGTCACGCAATTCATACCTTATTTTATAAGTCACTAGGCATGCCACATCATTCATATGTCATAGGACTTGAACACGCAAAATTTACACGAATCTGGATCCTCGTTGGGTCCTTATTTGTTAATTGTGTTCGTTCATTATAAATCTATGTTcgtttatttttgtaaaattgattgcacgatatacgataaatagACACGATTTATGAATTTTCAGGATACTAACCAAAAGGATCCGAAGGGGATCCTGTTGGAATTTACCCCACACTATTGATACGTTTCAGGACTCGAGATATGCCACACTATCCATTGCAATAGCATGACGATTTTGATTGATGAGAAAGAATTATGAGTTAGCATGAAAGATGAAAACCACTTAAGCTGAAATTAACTTGTTAATAAgcgtttaaaaacaaaaaaattattgtcaaATTTACGAGTGTAATCAAATTAGAATCgttaattttctaattaaaaagtTTAGAGGAAAAATCGTTAAGTGATAGTTTAAAGGAGAAATCCACAGTTTACTCCAAATACTAATGGCATCAAGAATACCACATCCCCCAGTGATTTCTTTTCACGCCGAACCAATGAACAGTTCATAAACTCAGACAGAAGAGGAACAATCCCACGCCGCCGCACCACACAGAGGAAAACAATCCCACGTCTCCGAAATTGGCACCTGCCTCCGCCGCCAAACCCGCTCAAACAAGGACTTCACCGTCAAATCGCTCCGAGTAAGCAATTTTTCGTGTTCGAATCATTTATATAATTCTATGGTTGAATGGAACAGTGGGTTCTTGTTAAATGTGGATTTTTGTGTTTGAATATGTTCATTTCGTCGGGGTGGTGATTTCAGTTGACCATTGGGGTTTTGCTGGTTTTGTAATTTGTATGCTTGGATTCGCAGAAAGCTGCGAGTGCTTTGTCGCATTTGGAACATGCTTCTTCGGCTGAAGCTTCCAAGAAGTTGGAGGCCCTGAGAGAAGCTAATGCGCATAGGGGTAAGGATGTCAGGCTTCTAATGGCCCCTTGTGCATAGCTTCACCATGTTTGATTTCACTGTGTACTCATCATTTGAATGATCCCATTTTGCTTCAGAACATTTTTAAACTCATTAGCGGCACGTTTGTGGAGCTAGCTGATATGGAGAGCACGCTTTAATCGTATGCGAATTGCACTTGGTTCTTGATGGTTCCGCATATTATTTGGATGCTATCTGAGCTCTGGGGATTAATACTAATTTGTTATGAACAGATGGTTATTTTCTTATCATTTGATATGAATAGGAGGAAAATAAGCTTACTCGTTGTTGATTTATGTTCTGTGACATACGAAATCAAATCatttatgaaacttatgctaTAGATTATTTcatccctttttctttttcggttATAATCCAATACGGAAAtgaatcatgtttctttttgttttattagttGATTCATATGCTCATTTTCGATTGTTTCCTCAAGCTTTCGGTAACAGGAATTTTCTGATGACAGTTACCAGCTACTTCCTGCTTTGTCTACTGCTGGTTGGAACTTGGTTTGGCCAACGGGATTTTGAACATCGATCGAAATAATACACACTTCAGCAGAAGGCCTCTGCGTAGTTCCAGATTGgttgtaatttttctatttcaTACACCCCATTGATGTCTCTCAGAAAGCCTCTGCTTCCCCGTCTCCTTCTCAACAATGTCTCTTGCATGAGGAATGCCCAACAAATATTGAGACACGTAAATGCCTCGGTTCACGATGGTGGAGCACTTGTGCTGATGGGCACAAATGGCTCGGGCAAGACTACCTTCCTCCGTATGCGAGCAGGATTTTCTCGTCCTTCTGCTGGTCAGGTCCTGTGGAACGGGCACGACATCACTGACTCAGGAGTTTTCCACCAGTACAAGCTTCAACTTAACTGGCTCTCCCTTAAAGATGCGGTGAAAGAGAAGTTCACAGTTCTCGACAATGTTCAGTGGTTTGAAGTTCTCGAAGGCAAGGAAGGGAATTCACTGCCGGCTTTGGAGCTAATGGGGCTCGGGAGACTGGCAAAGGAGAAGGCGAGAATGCTTTCAATGGGACAGCGGAAAAGGCTGCAGCTCGCGAGGCTGCTGGCAATCGATAGGCCAATTTGGTTGCTTGACGAGCCTTCGGTTGCACTGGACACTGAGGGGACAAGGCTGCTCGAGTATATCATCGGAGAGCATAGGAAGAAAGGCGGGATGGTGATTGTGGCAACACATCTGCCAATTGACATTGAAGATGCGACGTATTTGAGGCTGCCTCCAAGGTTCCCGAGGAGGATGACTCTCGTAGATATGCTTGATCGTTCGGATTTTTGAATGTATACCTATTCCTTGTCATTGCAAAGAATGCAAGTATGCAACTATTTTTACATGTTTCTTTTGTTACGCATGCTGGGAATGTTTGATTTGCTTATCAATTTTTCCAAGGACCGGGCAGTATTTTATATGTCATAATACAATAAAAGAAATGATAATTTTTTCGTGTACCTCCACTCCACATATATTATGACACGCAGAGTAACTGATTGAATACCGGAAACTTTGaaaaattttctcaaaaattgaggATGTTACATGAATTGAAAGTTTAGGGGGGATCGTGACGAAAAAAGTTTAGGGGCATTGAATTCAAATTGATAAGCCCCAAAGACAAAGTGAAACAAGTTCCAAAATTCAGAAATGGGA
This window contains:
- the LOC139192390 gene encoding uncharacterized protein, coding for MGKKPSWVPTVVTQVSLCFCLYLAFQLGQPRRSVRHGRSETRPLDLYFISVGGGFRPPTRQTHLLKQMEKVAKKYKAEFVVDVSNLGEDDPLMQNGTLHFSSLKVPWYTTRVSEGKGRGYFQKMIKLPYEKTLDVIVVDTGLLQNLTVGSLSEVGNNQLHWLRRTLETTGSNWRIVVGFHPLAICEDVEDRMEAEQVFDSLRSTFTKFEVNAYLSGQGCASSTGLSSLSYIRNPGKMAAPSARLRMKLEDGFLLHRVSSLEIETYIVTSAGEVVHKSILHQRGKEIM
- the LOC139192391 gene encoding ABC transporter I family member 1-like, which gives rise to MSLRKPLLPRLLLNNVSCMRNAQQILRHVNASVHDGGALVLMGTNGSGKTTFLRMRAGFSRPSAGQVLWNGHDITDSGVFHQYKLQLNWLSLKDAVKEKFTVLDNVQWFEVLEGKEGNSLPALELMGLGRLAKEKARMLSMGQRKRLQLARLLAIDRPIWLLDEPSVALDTEGTRLLEYIIGEHRKKGGMVIVATHLPIDIEDATYLRLPPRFPRRMTLVDMLDRSDF